From the Mammaliicoccus sciuri genome, the window GTCTTGTATAATTTTTACTGAATGTACCATAATGAGGGACTTTATCAAGAAAGCTAAATCCTAAATACCAACTGTAAGCTACGTTAGTTTCAATTTCTTTAATAGTTTGCCTCATTGATTTTATGCCAAATAATCTTTGAATCAGTAAGATCTTAACTAAGATAACAGGATCAATAGAAGGACGTCCGTTATCTAAACAGTATTTATCTTCAACAAGTTCATAAACGAAGTTTAAATCTAATACTTTATCAACTTTTCTCAATAAATGATTTTTAGGTACTAACTCTGAAACAGAAATCATTTCATATTGGTCACGTTTATTCTCGGATTTATTTAACATAGAATCAACTCCTAAATAAAATTTCAACTATATTATAAAATGGATTATTAATTTTTGGTATTTTTTTAGCGCTGACTCCTGCGGGAACAGCATGATTCGAAGACTACAGGCTGAGAACATGCCCGCGGAAAGCATGCGCATAAAAAATGCCGGCAAAGTCTAAGACTTTGTCGACACTCTGACATCAAGTAAATACTTGATGTTTTTTAAAATTAATATCACTCAATAACTTCATAACGGGTCATACTGCAGCTCAAACTGTACCCGAACCGTTATTTACGTTTGCTTCATACATTGATAAGTCTATAGAAGGAATTGGAGGAGCAATTTTGGCTACTATTGCTATTTTATTTCCAGTATTTCTTTTGTTGTTTGGAATTTTGCCATTCTGGGATAATATTAAATCTAATATTTATGCTGAAGGATTTTTAAAAGGGATAAGTGCAGACGTAGTCGGTATTATTATTGCTGCTTTTATAACTCAATTTGGACTTCAAAGATTACATCAGAATTAGATTTTAATTTAGCCAGCTCATTGTTCATATTATTAATTTATTTTAAATTTTCTCTTGGGCTATTGTTTTGATAGGTATTATTTTAGGTATTCTATTTTATTACTATAAACGATAATTAAAATACTTATACTCTATATACACTCCTCTTATTTAATAATTAAGGGGAGTATATTATTTATCTAAATGTCTGTATAATGTGGCTCTACTTATATTTGTTGTTGCTTTTATCTCATTTAATGTATATTTCTTACTCATATACATTTCTATAGAATCTCTTAAACTTTTATCATCACGCTTAGGTCTACCAAGACTTTTACCTTCTCTTGTATAATTCTCTAACCCCATACGTGTTCTAAATTTTACAATATCACTTTGAAAATCAGTAATATTATGTAATGTTTTTATAAAATTTTCATTACTATCTGTAATAAAATCTTTATTTAAATTAATTACATATAATGAAACTCCTTTGGCAGAAAGTAAATCTAGTATATCTACTAAGTGTTTTGTAGAATCTGCAATAATACATAAGTCTGTAATATACAATATATCGCCAAAAACTAATTTTGAATTTAATAATGTATTTAGTTCGTTTCTTTTTTTATTATTAGCATGCATCTCTTCTAGAATATTTTTTGTATATATTCCTATTTTCTTTGTTTGTTCAGTAACACTATCATTTATTGTCACAGGTCTAATATAGCCATATTTTATTTTAATACACCACCTTACATAAAAAAGTATAACATACAGTTTCATTAAGGGGTATACATATGAAACTTCTCTGTTATACTTTATAATATAAAGGAGAGAAAACGATGGTTGAAAAATTAAAATCTGAATGGCTTAATCAGCCCAGAAAGAATATACTTGCTGGTATTGTTGTAGCACTAGCATTAATACCAGAAGCAATTGCGTTTTCAATTATTGCTGGTGTAGATCCGATGGTGGGATTGTATGCAGCATTTATCATCGCTACTGTTACTGCTATAGTGGGAGGTAGACCTGCAATGATTTCTGGCGCCACCGCTGCTGTTGCGCTTTTAGTTACACCTTTAGTTAAAGAACATGGTGTTGAATATCTTTTTGCTGCTACGATATTGATGGGATTAATACAATTAATTTTAGGCATACTTAAAGTAGGTCGTTTAATGAAATTTATTCCCCGTTCCGTTATGATTGGATTTGTTAATGCATTGGGTATTATGATTTTTATGTCTCAAATAGAGCATATTTTTAATATATCTATAGCAACCTATATATACGTTATTATAACTTTACTTATTGTATATATAATTCCTAGATTCTTTAAAGCTATCCCTGCACCATTAATAGCTATAATTGTTTTAACGGCACTGTATATGTACACAGGATCTGATGTAAAAACCGTAAGTGACTTAGGCAATATTAAGCAAACTTTACCTCACCTATTAATGCCTAACGTTCCTTTTAATTTAGTAACACTTCAAATTATTTTCCCATATTCATTATCAATGGCTATTGTAGGTTTAGTAGAAAGTCTACTTACAGCTAAAATTGTCGATGATGCAACAGATACACACAGTAGTAAAAACAAAGAATCAAGAGGCCAAGGGATTGCCAATATTATTACTGGGTTTTTTGGCGGTATGGGAGGTTGTGCCATGATTGGACAATCTGTAATCAATGTTAAATCAGGTGCAAATAGTAGATTGTCTACATTTACAGCAGGTATCGTACTTATATTTATGATTATTGTTCTCGGTGGCGTAGTCGTTCAAATCCCGATGCCAATTCTTGCAGGGATAATGGTTATGGTTTCTATCGGGACTGTTGACTGGAATTCATTTAAGTATATAAAAAAAGCACCTAAAACAGATGCATTCGTTATGGTTTTAACGGTTATTATTGTATTAATGACACATAACTTAGCTATCGGTGTAGTTGTGGGTGTTATTTTCAGTGCTATATTCTTTGCGACTAAAATTTCTAAGATTGAAGTTATTTATAAAGAATCAGATAAGCAACATCGTTTTTCTTTTAAAGGTCAAATATTCTTTGTATCAATTGATTCTATGATGGAGCAAATTGACCTTAATATTGAAGATAGTGTCATAGTGTTAAATTTTGATCGTGCTCACCTATGGGATGATTCAGCAGTTGATGCCATTGATACGATTGTTAGGAAATTTGAAGAGAAAAACAATATTGTGTATGTTGAAAAATTAAACACAGATAGCCGAAAAATCGTTTCAGAACTAAGCCAATTAAATGAAAATCATTTAAATTAAGGAGTGTTTTTTATGTATAATTCAATTTTGCTTGCAGCAGATGGTTCAGAAAATAGTACACGTGCAGCTCAAGAGTTACTAAACTTTATAGGTGATTATACAATTGTCACAATACTTACGGTTGTAGATATTGATGAATCAAAAACAGATGTTTTACATGGTCAACAAGGAACTAATTTAACTCAAGAAAGAGAAAGTAAATTACAATCTATTAAAAATTTATTTGCAGAACACAATGTGAATTACGAAATTAAAATTGTTCATGGTACTCCAACAGATAAAGTGGTTGAAATTTCAAATAGTGGCGAATATCAAGCTATCATTTTAGGTACACGTGGCTTAAACAGTTTTCAAGAAATGGTTCTTGGTAGTGTAAGTCATAAAGTTGCTAAACGCTCTCAAATACCTGTAATTATTGTTAAATAATTTAATATTTAGATACATAAATAAAGTCAAAAGAGAACTGGACTTTGTATTAATGGCACTTAATATAAGAAAAGTAATAGCTCAACAAGCTAACTATAATCAAAACAATTATGAAAAATGCAATTTCTATATTATTTTAATAGAAATTGCATTTTTCGCTTGTCCGAGAACTTTATGTCCCGTTCTTTTTTATAACTTTATAAACTGAAACTTATAACCAATATTAATTTATTTAGTTTTCTTTGTGCCATTTAAGACAAAAATTTTATGCCATATAACTCCAAAACTGACAGTATTATCTACTAAATTAATGCTATTGCTTCCAAGTTGAAAGCTTGAAACAGCCTTTTTAATTCATTGAACACCTTTAGGCATAATACTTTTCATATCTTTGCGTGAACTTTTTAAACTTGATACCTTAATACCAACTAAAGTCCATAACGGTTGATAATAATGATGTTCAGCCGCATCTATAATAGCTATTTTCCATTTAAGCTTTGATTTTTTAAAATAGTTCGATACCACTATTATACTAGCTGTACAACCACCCACAATAACAATTTGATAATACTTACTTATTTTAATGATTCTGGAAAACCTTGATAGCCTTCGCTAATATTCACGACATTTTCAAAGCCTTTGTTTTCTAATATACCCACTGCGATTGAACTTCTAACACCTGACTGACAATGTACGTATATTTTAGCCTCTTTATTAAATGAAATATTTTCATTTAATAATTTACCATGCGGAATATTGACTGCTTGATCTAAGTGCCCATTATTCCACTCTTCTTCATTACGTACGTCAAGTATAGATTCTTCTTTACCAGTCATATCAACGCTATGGATGGATTGGGTTAAAATTTCTGATTTTGGTAAACGATAACCTGCTACATTATCAAAGCCAATTAATTGTAAAGTATGCGCTGCTTGTTCAACGGTAGATTTATCACCAATCAAATCTATATTTTTTTCATAGTCTAAATACCAACCGATTTGGTTAATAAAGTTTTTATTGTAAGGAATATTGATTGTACCTTCAGTATGACCGCCATGAAAGGCTTCTTTACTACGAAAATCAAAGGCTATTCTTACATTATCTAAACTAGGAAAAATGTTGTATTGTTGATACATGTTCATACCAAACTGATTAATTTTTTTCATCTGTGCAAAGTGATGGGGTGGCGCTGGTTGATTTGATGTTAATGTTTCAACAAATTTAGATTCATCTGTCACATTAAATGCCCAGTTATTTGTTTTTTCGTAACCTAGCGTAGACATTGGTATGGCACCTGATGCTTTACCACATGGGCTTCCAGCACCGTGTCCAGGCCATATTTGAATATAATCTGGTAAATCTTTAACACCTTCTATAGATTGATACATCTGTTTTGCGCCAATCTCTGTAGTACCTTCCATTTGTACTGATTTTTCTAGTAAATCAGGTCTATCGATATCACCAACAAAAATAAAGTCACCACTAAATAAACCCATTGGAACACTTGAGCCGCCACCTTCATCAGTGAGTAAGAAACTAATACTCTCCGGGGTATGTCCTGGTGTATGCAATAATTCTAATTTAATATTACCTACTCGAATAATATCTTGATTTTTAACAAAATGTGTTTGTTTGGGCATATTTTTATAACTTAATTGCTCATCGCCTGCGCCAGACACATATATATTGGCGTTTAAACGTTTTGCCACATCTCGAATTCCAGAAGCAAAATCAGCGTGGATATGTGTTTCTGCAGCTTGTGTAATTGTAAAACCTTCGCTATCTGCAACTTCGATATATTTTGTTAAATCACGAACAGGGTCAATTATTATTGCCTCTCCTGTACGTTGACAGCCAACTAAATAAGATGCTTGAGATAAATGATTATCATAAAATTGTTTAAAAAACATAAAAGGTGGATTTTATAATCAACTTAGCCACCTTTAGACAAAAAAACGCCACGTGAATTTCATGTTATTATTGAGGCTACCAGACCAAATCAATAAAGGAATGAATTCACATGACGCATACTTATTCTAACATGACAAACCATAAAGGAACACACTTAAGTTATGAAGAACGTGTTCAAATAGAAACACTTAAAAATTTAGGTTTTTCAAATCGTGCAATCGCGCGTGAATTAGGACGTGCACCTCAAACAATCAATAACGAAATTCATCGAGGAACAACACGTCAAATTAAACGACAAAAACAACAACATAAAGTCTATGAATATGAGACGCAAATTTATTTTTCTTCACTAGGTCAACAACGTTATCGACAAAACAGACAACAATGTGGTGCTCAGCCCTTATGGAAGAAGAACCCATTATTTATTCCATGGGCAGATCACCTCATGAAAAAGAAACGCTGGTCACCTGAAGCAGTCGTGGCATATGCTCACAAGGAACAATGTTTTGAAAGAGAAAAAATCCCTTCAACAACGACAGTATATGCTTGGATAGATCAACAAATCATGGAAACTAAGAATATTGATCTACTAGAAAAATTAAAAAGACGTCACTCTACTCAGAATAGCTACCATAATCATCCACACAGTCGAGTGCTCGGTCCAAGTATTGAGACACGTCCTAGTGAAATTGAATCACGTCAGTCTTTTGGTCACTGGGAAATAGATACCGTAATAGGAACTAAAGACAAGTCAAAGCCAGTTATCTTAACACTTGTTGAGAGACAAACGCGTTTTGAAATACTAGAAATAATAGAGAGTAAAAGTGCTGATGCGGTGTCTCACGCATTGAAAAACTTATTTGACTCCTTAGGCGAAAAAGCACCAAAAATCTTCAAATCTATCACATCTGACAATGGTTCAGAATTTGCATCGCTGTATGAAGAATTTGGCCATATGATAGAAATATACTTCACACATCCATTCTCATCATATGAACGTGGGACAAGTGAAAACCAACATAAAATGATTCGTCGTTTTATTCCAAAAGCACATGATTTATCCAATGTTCAAAAACACTTCATAAAAGCCATACAACAATATATGAATGACTATCCTAGAAAGACTTTAAATTACAACACAGCTCATCATAATATGGCAGAAAGTTTAAAGCACCTCAATCTGTATGAATCTTTCCAAAGCTAAAGTCTTAGCTTTGGTTACCTGTTGAGTATTAATTGATTAAAACCAATCAATCCTCAACAGGTTCGAATACGGTTAACCCTTGTGTACACCTCAGTCATTATAGGTGGCTAACTTAAACTTGAAATCCTCGACTTATATTTTTATATAAATTATATATAATTATGAATAAAAACAATATAAAAAGAATTTATATTGACATTGTTATCCGTTTATCATATGTATAATTATATTAAATATAATAATTTGGAATCTTTTAGTGTTGTCATCATTTTTAAATACTCTAATGGAAAATCATATTGATTTAGACATTGCAGTCCAAATTTTATTTTTTACGTATCATTAAGTATACACCATATTAGGATTTGTGATCTTAATTATTCAATTTATTTAGCTGTAACTGAATTCCTTCAAATTGGCTTAAGACGTATGTATCATGTGAAATAATGATTAATTGTGTCATCTTTAAGGAAATCAACATTTGAAGTATATCTTCTTCATTAATGATATCTAAATTGGTTGTTGCTTCATCCAATATGAGGATTTCTGGTTCTAATATTAAAGCTTTAGCTATCCATACCCGTTGAAATTGACCACCACTTAACGTTGAAACTTTTTGATTAAGTATATTGTATGGTAAGTTACACTGATCAAGTACTGTTTCAATGCTTGATGTATAACGCTGTTTATCAATCTTGTAATTCTTAAGTGGTTCTAATAGTGTAGCTAATACCGTTTTACGTTGATTTAAGGTATCGCGTTGATATTGTGGTACATATTGGATGTGCTTCATCCACTCTTTAGATGTATAAGATTCACGTAAGTTCCCATTAAGATATAATTTGCCCTGATAATCCGTATCTAAGCCAGCGATAATCTTGGCTAACGTAGATTTACCACAACCACTCTCACCACTTATGAGTAAGTGTTGGTCATTAATTGTACATGATATCTCTTTAAATATTAGTTTCGTATCTATATATTTGGTTAGACTCTCTATTTTAAGCATAAGGTTGTCTCCGATGTGCAATCGTAATTAATTTTTTCGTGTAACTATATGTCGGCTTAGTTAAGATTGACGCTGCCTCACCACTTTCTATCAATTGACCTTGCTGCATAATGCTAATATGCGTGGCAAATTCTTTCACTAAGTTAATATCGTGTGTGATAAAAACGATGGTCATTTGGTAGCGTTCTTGTGCCTTAAGAAGGTAATGCATAAACTTTTTAACATTTCCTTGATCAAGTGCACTCGTCGGTTCATCTAAAAATAAGTAGTCCGGACGTCTAATTAATGACATTATAAAGGCGACACGTTGTGCCATACCTCCACTAAGTTCAAAGGGATAACGCTCAAGTAAATGTTCTCCTTGTCTTAAACCAAGTAATTGCATCATCTGTAAGACGTCTTCCTTAATACACTGTTTAGTCAGATGTGTGCGATTGGCTTCATAAATGTATTTGAAATGCTTAGCTAATGTTATATTTTGAAACATATTACTTTGAACATCTTGAAACATTGCATCTGTTTTAGTTAAATCGATGTCAATATCTCCTTGATAACATAATTGTGGTCGTTTCATTCCAAGTATCGTTCTTGTTAACAATGATTTCCCACTGCCACTTTCACCTATAATGCAATGAAATGCACCTTTAGTTACTGTCAAATCAACATCTTTTAACAATACTTTTTCTTGATCTAAAATCGATAATTGATTGACGTTGACTACCGTATTTACTGCGTTATTTTTTTGTTGATGATTTGACATAATAAGGCGAAACCTCCTAACAATACACCAGGAAAGAAGAAGAGCCACGGTGCACCGTTGAAATAACTTTTCCCATCAAAAAGAATGGTTCCTAACTCAGGCGTCGGCGGTTTAATACCTAGTCCTAGAAAAGCAAGACCAGATATGCTGAGCATCATTTTGCCAAAGTCAGCCGTTACCAAAGCGAATATATTACTCAATAAATGTGGAATCACATGTGTTACTGTCGTTTTGAATGTTGAGTTCCCACTCAATCGTGCATATTGAACAAATGGACGTTTTTGAATATCTCGCGTTAAATTTCTGAAGTAACGTAAATAACGTCCTATCCATCCAATCGTTAAAGCAAGTATCAAACCTATCATGGAGTTACTTACTAAACTTAAAATGACTAATGCGATAATAAATGACGGAATAGCCAACAACATATCGGCAACAAACATAATGATTTGATCTAACCATCGTCTTTCTATGCCTGCAATTAAGCCAAAGATAAGTCCCATACAAACACTTAATAGAATTACTATACCTGTTAAACTCAATGTGACAAGACTACCGACAATCAGTCTTACTAAGAAGTCTCTGCCTAATTGATCGGTACCCAACCAATGTTGTCCATTAGGTGACTCAAGTGGGTTCAAATGTTGCGTGTCTTGCATTAAACCATATGTCACTAATACAACTATCAAACTTAATAGTGAACCTATTGCGATGTACGTTTGATATCTTTTCATCACATCGCACCTCTTTTCTCATTACCTGACTGCTGGGTATGACGTCGTCGAAGTCTAGGTTCATTCTTCAAGATAATCACATCGCCTAAATAATTCATTAGCATAATAAAGACGATGATAAAGATGACAATGCCCTGAATTAGTGGATAATCTCGTTGGTTAATAGCATTAATCAACAATTTACCTATTCCAGACATGCTGAAGATGACTTCAAGTATTACGGCTTTTCCAATTAAATGAATGACACTGTTAATTGAAATGGTCATTAGTGGTGCAAATATCTCTTTAATTTGTACGATGATACGCGCTTTTAACGAGAAATGTCTTAACTGCGCAAGTTGATACGCATCTTGATCTAACGTTTGCGCCATCAAATGTGCTGTCATCAATAAGATATGACACCCTTCTATAACAACAATTGTGAAGATTGGCAGCACAAAGTGTTGCCATGAACCACTACCTACAAATGGTAACAATTGCCAACGTACGCCTAAATAATAAATGAATAAAATAGCTAACCAGTATTCCGGCATTGAGGTCATCACTTGGGCGAATCCACGAATTCCATTAGCGTAACGTGTATGCGGACGCGTCCCAACGAAGTAACCAACAATATAGCCAAATGGCAACATGATACAACTAGAGACAATGATTAGCACAAGCGTTGGCATGATAGCTTCCATTATCATAGCGGTAACCGCTTCGTTGGTACTAAAGCTGTATCCTAAGTTGCCCGTAAGTGCATGTCCAACCCAATCGATATATCTTAGTAACACATGTTGTCCTAAGCCAAGTTTATGTTGTGCCGCTTCAATATTGTCTTGCGTAATCGACGTATAACCATGACGTTGTAGATACAGAATCGCTGGATTACCAGATGTCTTCTCAACTAAAATGAAGATAATAAACGAACTTACGGTTAAATAAAGTATGAATTTAATTGTACGTTTGAGCATTGTTATTCATTAACTTTCAACGCTTTATAATCAATTGGTGCATCCGTAAGTCCAGAGAATTTGAATTGTTTTACTTTATCACTCACTACAAATGTCTCATTAGGATAAGCAATTGGCACACCATAATATTGTTGATTAAAGTGTTTAAATATGTCATCAAACGAACGCTGTTGGTCTTCTTTTGATACAGTTGATGGGAAATCGTCTAGCTGTTTCGTTAATGTTTCATCATCAGCTAACACCCCTGGTTGACCATCATTATTTTTAAACACTGAACTCATAAAGTTGTAAGGCATTAATGCATCTGAATACGTTCTATAGAAAATCAAATCATAGTCTTTTTTCGTCCATAATGTATCATAGTATGATTGTGAATCTAACGTCTTCACATTTAACTTAATACCGGCTTGTTTAAGCTGGCGTTGCACTTTTTCTGCTTTATCTTTCCAACTTGGGAACTCTGCAGTTTGAATGACTAAGTTAAATGATAAAGGTTTGCCATTCTTTTCAAAGATGCCGTCATCGTTTTTATGATAGCCTTCTGATTTAAGTAACCTTTCAGCCGCTTTCATATCATAATCGTGTGGCTGTTGATTATCTTTAGTCACAAATTGTACGTTCTTCTGGAACAGACCATTTACAGATTTACCCGCAATATCTTTCGCATCGATGCTCTTACTTATCGCTTCACGAATTGCGCGATGATTTAATACATCATTTTTAGGGTTAAATGCCATAAAGTGACTTACTGTGCTAGGTCTATCTTCAATCGTTAAGTTCTTATTTTTCTTATCTTGTTTGATTTGTTCATCTGAGAG encodes:
- a CDS encoding chromate transporter, translated to MTGHTAAQTVPEPLFTFASYIDKSIEGIGGAILATIAILFPVFLLLFGILPFWDNIKSNIYAEGFLKGISADVVGIIIAAFITQFGLQRLHQN
- a CDS encoding recombinase family protein, coding for MKYGYIRPVTINDSVTEQTKKIGIYTKNILEEMHANNKKRNELNTLLNSKLVFGDILYITDLCIIADSTKHLVDILDLLSAKGVSLYVINLNKDFITDSNENFIKTLHNITDFQSDIVKFRTRMGLENYTREGKSLGRPKRDDKSLRDSIEMYMSKKYTLNEIKATTNISRATLYRHLDK
- a CDS encoding SulP family inorganic anion transporter, with the protein product MVEKLKSEWLNQPRKNILAGIVVALALIPEAIAFSIIAGVDPMVGLYAAFIIATVTAIVGGRPAMISGATAAVALLVTPLVKEHGVEYLFAATILMGLIQLILGILKVGRLMKFIPRSVMIGFVNALGIMIFMSQIEHIFNISIATYIYVIITLLIVYIIPRFFKAIPAPLIAIIVLTALYMYTGSDVKTVSDLGNIKQTLPHLLMPNVPFNLVTLQIIFPYSLSMAIVGLVESLLTAKIVDDATDTHSSKNKESRGQGIANIITGFFGGMGGCAMIGQSVINVKSGANSRLSTFTAGIVLIFMIIVLGGVVVQIPMPILAGIMVMVSIGTVDWNSFKYIKKAPKTDAFVMVLTVIIVLMTHNLAIGVVVGVIFSAIFFATKISKIEVIYKESDKQHRFSFKGQIFFVSIDSMMEQIDLNIEDSVIVLNFDRAHLWDDSAVDAIDTIVRKFEEKNNIVYVEKLNTDSRKIVSELSQLNENHLN
- a CDS encoding universal stress protein; this encodes MYNSILLAADGSENSTRAAQELLNFIGDYTIVTILTVVDIDESKTDVLHGQQGTNLTQERESKLQSIKNLFAEHNVNYEIKIVHGTPTDKVVEISNSGEYQAIILGTRGLNSFQEMVLGSVSHKVAKRSQIPVIIVK
- the cstB gene encoding persulfide dioxygenase-sulfurtransferase CstB, giving the protein MFFKQFYDNHLSQASYLVGCQRTGEAIIIDPVRDLTKYIEVADSEGFTITQAAETHIHADFASGIRDVAKRLNANIYVSGAGDEQLSYKNMPKQTHFVKNQDIIRVGNIKLELLHTPGHTPESISFLLTDEGGGSSVPMGLFSGDFIFVGDIDRPDLLEKSVQMEGTTEIGAKQMYQSIEGVKDLPDYIQIWPGHGAGSPCGKASGAIPMSTLGYEKTNNWAFNVTDESKFVETLTSNQPAPPHHFAQMKKINQFGMNMYQQYNIFPSLDNVRIAFDFRSKEAFHGGHTEGTINIPYNKNFINQIGWYLDYEKNIDLIGDKSTVEQAAHTLQLIGFDNVAGYRLPKSEILTQSIHSVDMTGKEESILDVRNEEEWNNGHLDQAVNIPHGKLLNENISFNKEAKIYVHCQSGVRSSIAVGILENKGFENVVNISEGYQGFPESLK
- a CDS encoding IS30 family transposase, with product MTHTYSNMTNHKGTHLSYEERVQIETLKNLGFSNRAIARELGRAPQTINNEIHRGTTRQIKRQKQQHKVYEYETQIYFSSLGQQRYRQNRQQCGAQPLWKKNPLFIPWADHLMKKKRWSPEAVVAYAHKEQCFEREKIPSTTTVYAWIDQQIMETKNIDLLEKLKRRHSTQNSYHNHPHSRVLGPSIETRPSEIESRQSFGHWEIDTVIGTKDKSKPVILTLVERQTRFEILEIIESKSADAVSHALKNLFDSLGEKAPKIFKSITSDNGSEFASLYEEFGHMIEIYFTHPFSSYERGTSENQHKMIRRFIPKAHDLSNVQKHFIKAIQQYMNDYPRKTLNYNTAHHNMAESLKHLNLYESFQS
- a CDS encoding ATP-binding cassette domain-containing protein; protein product: MLKIESLTKYIDTKLIFKEISCTINDQHLLISGESGCGKSTLAKIIAGLDTDYQGKLYLNGNLRESYTSKEWMKHIQYVPQYQRDTLNQRKTVLATLLEPLKNYKIDKQRYTSSIETVLDQCNLPYNILNQKVSTLSGGQFQRVWIAKALILEPEILILDEATTNLDIINEEDILQMLISLKMTQLIIISHDTYVLSQFEGIQLQLNKLNN
- a CDS encoding ATP-binding cassette domain-containing protein, whose translation is MSNHQQKNNAVNTVVNVNQLSILDQEKVLLKDVDLTVTKGAFHCIIGESGSGKSLLTRTILGMKRPQLCYQGDIDIDLTKTDAMFQDVQSNMFQNITLAKHFKYIYEANRTHLTKQCIKEDVLQMMQLLGLRQGEHLLERYPFELSGGMAQRVAFIMSLIRRPDYLFLDEPTSALDQGNVKKFMHYLLKAQERYQMTIVFITHDINLVKEFATHISIMQQGQLIESGEAASILTKPTYSYTKKLITIAHRRQPYA
- a CDS encoding ABC transporter permease, producing MKRYQTYIAIGSLLSLIVVLVTYGLMQDTQHLNPLESPNGQHWLGTDQLGRDFLVRLIVGSLVTLSLTGIVILLSVCMGLIFGLIAGIERRWLDQIIMFVADMLLAIPSFIIALVILSLVSNSMIGLILALTIGWIGRYLRYFRNLTRDIQKRPFVQYARLSGNSTFKTTVTHVIPHLLSNIFALVTADFGKMMLSISGLAFLGLGIKPPTPELGTILFDGKSYFNGAPWLFFFPGVLLGGFALLCQIINKKITQ
- a CDS encoding ABC transporter permease, whose translation is MLKRTIKFILYLTVSSFIIFILVEKTSGNPAILYLQRHGYTSITQDNIEAAQHKLGLGQHVLLRYIDWVGHALTGNLGYSFSTNEAVTAMIMEAIMPTLVLIIVSSCIMLPFGYIVGYFVGTRPHTRYANGIRGFAQVMTSMPEYWLAILFIYYLGVRWQLLPFVGSGSWQHFVLPIFTIVVIEGCHILLMTAHLMAQTLDQDAYQLAQLRHFSLKARIIVQIKEIFAPLMTISINSVIHLIGKAVILEVIFSMSGIGKLLINAINQRDYPLIQGIVIFIIVFIMLMNYLGDVIILKNEPRLRRRHTQQSGNEKRGAM
- a CDS encoding ABC transporter substrate-binding protein is translated as MKKRILMTVAASATLLLAGCGNGQKEDKDVTVSLPTEAKADKLDAQGYDAAMPVYSAVYDALVKYDKDKGFKAGLADKWRVDESGKVYEFRLKKNVKFSDGSALDAKAVKFSIDRAKAMNKDTTVETLKKLDKVVVKNDHVVQIRLKSPSNQVLNELTQVRPLRIMSPHSVEDGKVNGKFEKAIGTGAFVVDKTGKEKTTMKPNKYFDNGHPVNYHLAFQMIEDGDSRNSAVQSGSVDISGGALGMLSDEQIKQDKKNKNLTIEDRPSTVSHFMAFNPKNDVLNHRAIREAISKSIDAKDIAGKSVNGLFQKNVQFVTKDNQQPHDYDMKAAERLLKSEGYHKNDDGIFEKNGKPLSFNLVIQTAEFPSWKDKAEKVQRQLKQAGIKLNVKTLDSQSYYDTLWTKKDYDLIFYRTYSDALMPYNFMSSVFKNNDGQPGVLADDETLTKQLDDFPSTVSKEDQQRSFDDIFKHFNQQYYGVPIAYPNETFVVSDKVKQFKFSGLTDAPIDYKALKVNE